Proteins found in one Paenibacillus dendritiformis genomic segment:
- a CDS encoding GerAB/ArcD/ProY family transporter — protein MNRGSEFITYLQLCFIMMLSTGLLNHVIIIPLLLQQAGRDGWLSVLLLMIVVLAWIPLLRWIMKAKGQQALFPWMKETFGPAVAWCVTAVIGLYLWISAFVTVKDTVNWAKTSYLPQTPLFVLTVSLLLLCIFGALAGLRSIAICSGILLPFVLLFGYFIMFANAKYKDYSLMFPLFEHGYMPAVRGTLYIGAGLAELFLLILIQHRISKMPRFWGIAVLALILCGLTIGPLIGSITNFGIKEAANIRYPAFEQWRLVSVSKYIEHIDFLSIYQWMSGAFIRISFMLFLIVELLPLHSLFHRMLMCIFSGVTLLIAVNLHLSDMLFFKILELFVLPGTTAGLTLLSLFLFLMSWFRSRRGTKPRPKDL, from the coding sequence ATGAACCGCGGCTCGGAATTTATCACCTATCTTCAATTATGCTTCATCATGATGCTGTCAACCGGGCTCCTGAATCATGTCATCATTATTCCGCTCCTGCTTCAGCAAGCCGGCAGAGACGGATGGTTGAGCGTTCTGCTTCTGATGATTGTCGTCCTGGCCTGGATCCCATTGCTGCGATGGATTATGAAGGCCAAGGGTCAGCAGGCGTTGTTCCCTTGGATGAAGGAGACCTTCGGCCCTGCGGTTGCCTGGTGCGTTACGGCTGTCATTGGGTTGTATTTATGGATCAGCGCGTTTGTCACGGTGAAGGATACCGTGAACTGGGCCAAAACATCGTATTTGCCGCAGACCCCCCTATTCGTTCTTACGGTATCGCTTCTGCTTCTCTGTATTTTCGGGGCACTGGCCGGCCTGCGATCCATTGCCATTTGTTCGGGGATCCTGCTTCCGTTTGTCCTCCTGTTCGGATACTTCATCATGTTCGCCAATGCCAAATATAAAGATTACTCCTTAATGTTCCCGCTGTTCGAGCACGGGTATATGCCGGCGGTTCGCGGAACGCTGTACATCGGAGCGGGCCTGGCCGAACTGTTTCTCCTGATTCTAATCCAGCACCGCATTTCCAAGATGCCCCGCTTCTGGGGAATCGCTGTGCTTGCTCTTATTTTATGCGGATTGACCATCGGGCCGCTCATCGGATCGATTACGAATTTCGGCATCAAGGAGGCGGCCAATATCCGTTACCCGGCATTCGAGCAGTGGAGATTGGTTTCGGTCAGCAAATATATTGAACATATCGATTTTCTGTCCATTTATCAATGGATGTCGGGCGCGTTTATACGCATTTCGTTCATGCTCTTTCTGATCGTGGAACTGCTTCCGCTCCATTCCCTCTTCCACCGGATGCTGATGTGCATCTTTTCGGGGGTTACCTTGCTGATTGCCGTCAATTTGCATCTAAGCGATATGTTGTTTTTCAAAATTCTCGAATTATTCGTTTTGCCCGGAACAACCGCAGGCCTTACCCTGTTATCTCTGTTCCTGTTCCTGATGAGCTGGTTCCGTTCCCGGCGCGGCACGAAGCCGCGCCCCAAAGACCTATAA